In the Zerene cesonia ecotype Mississippi chromosome 28, Zerene_cesonia_1.1, whole genome shotgun sequence genome, TCCTACATAACCTCCAAGTGACCTGATGGCTGACCTTGGACGCCAAGGTCCATCCGGAGTCGATGAGCCTTTCGGTTAGAATTTGACGACTTGCAACGGTATTTACAAGGGATATCGAGGAGATGGTCCAGGAAATCAGTATTTTATCGTTCGAATTTGACATATTTCTAACTAGCAGTTTAGATACGGATGCAGTGTCTTCTATTGTCCAATAGAAGACGATTTACGAATGTAGATAcgtttgtaaaatatactgTACTGTTAACgaaattatgtattagttttacaattgaaaatacagattttacaattttaatttactataatgTTTGATTCCGTGTATGTAATTAGTTGATTaggttgtttaaatttaataaacatcatGAGgtgtatctattaaacttgaaccttctattaaaatatcataacattGATAAAGATGGATGAAATAAAACTGGTAATGAGTCAATTACGAGAGATTATTGCCAAcgaaatgtttttcattagatttttatttattttttattatcttatacttCTGCATTCTGGTTACCTAGTCTTATTAGACAAATAGGTAATAGAAAATAGTAAAGATACCTTAATAATGACCTTGAATTCGATATAACCGATCGTCAGtcaaaataagttaaattatgCTCAAGAGATTTGGTCAAATCTCGAAAAAATACACGAGGAAGCAAAAACGATTACGCAAACAATCTCAGAGCGCACTCGAAaactgaattatattttaacattgctCGTGAGTACTCTCGAAATAAAGTGGATATTCAAATCGATTCGAATAGTGTACCTACACCGTATAATAATGTCTAGTTAGAAATAAGTGTCGAATAAGGAAGTACTCAGCACGaatacattaaacaaattcGTTGCCGAAATAAAGAGTATGATCTGATGATAAAACGCTGTACGCGGAACCACGTTCGCTGCGTGATCTTCACAACGATTAAAATAACGAACAATGCTAAGCCGAATATTAAAGATGACGTCAAAGCAGACGAAAACTTCCGAAGCGTTCAAGGATtgtaatgattaatttatctaattgTAAATAAGCATCTAACCTTTTCCTCCTGAAGGCTCTGCCCTCCGTTTTCCGATAGAGGCGTTGATGGAGCGCTGTAACCCTTCGGGCCCTCGTCGTGCGGGGTCATCTGTCTGTGGACGTCGTTCTCTTGATCGTTGTGACCTCTCAAGTCTTGGAGACCATTTTTAAATTCGGATAATCTTAATACGGACGGCTTAATTTCTGGTATATCGTCGGGATGCTCATATCTCCGTAAGTCTGTTAGGTTCGCTGCAAGATGCCTGTGCGTGTCTAATGGCGGTGGCACGCCTATAGATCTAAGATGTTCTATACTTCTATGGATATGCGAGTAATTGTCTACAGGTATTTCTGCCATTAGCGGCGAGTTGTGGTAGTCCAGGCCCCCACCGTCCGGCCTGTAATCGATTGTCCTTCCTTCCATCATCTTTTTGGCTTGTATAAATTTCTATCTAAGTACTTAAAAAATTCGGTATCTACGGTTTGGCactatcttataaatatattctgttTCAATATCTTGGTATTCTCGCTTGTCATGGAATAATTCGAGATCTCCCGTTTTACAACTGAAAAGAATTACATCatgtattttctaaaaaaaaaaaaaataaaaataataatttcatccgaaatgttgtgtatttttaaatatgccgAGTACAATTGCGGAGGAAATGTTTTAGGGTGATTgcgatttaatttgaaaagttGTTGGACAACTCAATCCGGTTGTTTGTCTATTTAAAACTAGATTTAAAGAGCGAAAAAAAGCTGCGTTTTTTTTCTGAAGCAGGTGACGAGCAGTCGCGTAGGTTGTGTCAATGATCTAGCTCCCCTAGCCCACATGCCATATCGAATAAGGCTTTGATAATCACATTGCATGTACAGACGCGTTAACAGGTTACGATTTATtctaagataataaataataagaattaaattatgatcaatgtgttttatatgtCGATTTATTGCCTCTTACACGTTGATTTTGCGAATGGTgctcataaattttatctgtgttatttatagtataatgcaatatgtgaaaatttattcggtattcgtttaaaattttactatcgTTTAAAGGATTaactaattttcatttaaaagctCTTTAATTGCCTTTTTTGTTTACGCTTGTGTTGCAGACTGTACTCGTAATGCCCGCCATACACGCCTGTCAAAGATAATAATTGCGCGCATAGAATACAAGAACAGGTTGTTGTGCGGgtgaattttatgatttaaacgAATCTCAACCTTACTGCGGTACATGTAAAGCTCTTGGCTTTTAATGTGggcgttaaataatattacaggTAATTTGGTGATGCTTTGTACTTGGGCCCCACAGATTATATTAGAGTTAGAGATTTATACAGGTTTTAGTAGGAAGttcttttgatattattagCCGTTTATAAGGCGGTAATAAACTCATTACGAGATAaactaatttgtattttaaattattcgtttTATGATTCAATGTTGAATGCAAGTTGAAAtaagttgtatttttaaaaacaattttgggggatataaatatgtaagtttTCATGTTTTACGACTGGTTAgagttttatcttttaaagtttaaaactgttgaatttttaaaattacaaaaaaaaacatttgaaataaatctagaTAGCCTTTCGAAGCTGCTTTATTCAAACATTtcgctatattttttaaaaatgtatctacataatattttgaactttacttgaacatttattaagtaatctaactaaaaataacaacgtttttattttatttatttttttgctttttttagtagttatttttgtcgtatttattgttctcaggcatatttaaataaaaaaaatacacataataactTAAACTTGATAACATTTCGAACGTTcgtggaaaaaaaataaattagaaacgGTTCCCCCATGATTAAATACCTAGttgttatcattaaataaataaattttaaagtacgtGAAATACATTATATCGTATTTCCGTATTTGTTGTCTGGCTTTCAAGGTCAACCTTGTCGGGAGCTCACCCAAAGTTGCCGACTTATCAAGGGATCAGGGAGGTGTTATGTAAAACCTCCCTAAACCCCCTCGACGGGGGAACCGAAgcgtaatttataaaaaaaataaacgtaccTCACACTAtcgaaaaatctttaaaacaccAACTATATCACCATAATAAATCACAGTTTGTTCCTATCTAAAATGTCACTAAATATCACATAATACAGGTAACACTAATGTCACAACACGTAAGGCAACTGTCCGC is a window encoding:
- the LOC119837573 gene encoding uncharacterized protein LOC119837573, producing the protein MMEGRTIDYRPDGGGLDYHNSPLMAEIPVDNYSHIHRSIEHLRSIGVPPPLDTHRHLAANLTDLRRYEHPDDIPEIKPSVLRLSEFKNGLQDLRGHNDQENDVHRQMTPHDEGPKGYSAPSTPLSENGGQSLQEEKVRCLFTIR